A section of the Ranitomeya imitator isolate aRanImi1 chromosome 7, aRanImi1.pri, whole genome shotgun sequence genome encodes:
- the UBFD1 gene encoding ubiquitin domain-containing protein UBFD1 isoform X2: MEADGPKAQLSCEEVADGDPQASQDSSSAQPEEDGAFSNGGDSESEKELVEFKIIWNKNKYDVKLPLDSTGASLKQKIHTLTGLPPAMQKVMFKGLLPEDKTLREIKVTNGAKVMVVGSTINDVLAVTTPKETIQQEVKEEENKKEPLCRQKQHRKVLDKGKPEDIMPSLKGVQERLPTTPISGMYNKSGGKVRLTFKLEQDQLWIGTKERTEKIPMGSIKNVISEPIEEHDDYRMMAFQLGPTEASYYWVYWVPAQYVDAIKDTVLGKWQYF; encoded by the exons ATGGAGGCGGATGGACCGAAGGCACAGCTGAGCTGTGAAGAAGTTGCAGATGGCGATCCTCAGGCCTCTCAGGACAGCAGTTCGGCACAACCGGAAGAGGACGGCGCCTTCAGTAACGGAGGGGACTCTGAGTCCGAAAAAGAGCTTGTAGAGTTTAAGATTATTTGGAATAAGAACAAGTACGACGTAAAGCTTCCATTGGACAGTACAGGAGCAAGCCTTAAACAGAAGATTCATACACTCACAG GTCTTCCACCAGCTATGCAGAAAGTTATGTTTAAAGGGCTGCTTCCCGAGGACAAAACACTACGGGAAATCAAAGTTACCAATGGAGCAAAAGTCATGGTTGTAGGTTCCACCATCAATGACGTACTGGCTGTTACCACCCCCAAAGAGACCATCCAGCAAGAGGTGAAGGAGGAGGAAAACAAGAAGGAGCCGTTGTGTCGGCAGAAG caACACAGAAAGGTACTGGACAAGGGCAAACCGGAAGATATCATGCCATCCCTAAAAGGCGTGCAG GAGAGACTTCCAACTACTCCTATATctggtatgtacaataaatcaggaGGGAAAGTCAGACTGACATTTAAACTGGAGCAAGACCAGCTATGGATCGGTACAAAAG AAAGAACAGAAAAAATCCCCATGGGTTCTATTAAAAATGTAATCTCCGAGCCAATTGAAGAACATGATGACTATCGTATGATG GCATTTCAGCTGGGTCCTACTGAAGCATCTTACTACTGGGTATACTGGGTGCCAGCACAGTACGTGGATGCCATCAAGGACACGGTGTTGGGGAAATGGCAGTATTTTTGA
- the UBFD1 gene encoding ubiquitin domain-containing protein UBFD1 isoform X1 has protein sequence MVSAILPLLVRPTVAEEDQKTCDCEFPGSTSAGDLYTIIMASQDEVEDLGMEADGPKAQLSCEEVADGDPQASQDSSSAQPEEDGAFSNGGDSESEKELVEFKIIWNKNKYDVKLPLDSTGASLKQKIHTLTGLPPAMQKVMFKGLLPEDKTLREIKVTNGAKVMVVGSTINDVLAVTTPKETIQQEVKEEENKKEPLCRQKQHRKVLDKGKPEDIMPSLKGVQERLPTTPISGMYNKSGGKVRLTFKLEQDQLWIGTKERTEKIPMGSIKNVISEPIEEHDDYRMMAFQLGPTEASYYWVYWVPAQYVDAIKDTVLGKWQYF, from the exons ATGGTATCAGCTATTCTTCCGCTTCTGGTTAGGCCTACGGTTGCCGAAGAGGACCAAAAAACGTGTGATTGTGAGTTTCCCGGCAGCACTAGCGCTGGCGACTTGTACACAATCATCATGGCGTCCCAGGACG AAGTGGAAGATCTGGGAATGGAGGCGGATGGACCGAAGGCACAGCTGAGCTGTGAAGAAGTTGCAGATGGCGATCCTCAGGCCTCTCAGGACAGCAGTTCGGCACAACCGGAAGAGGACGGCGCCTTCAGTAACGGAGGGGACTCTGAGTCCGAAAAAGAGCTTGTAGAGTTTAAGATTATTTGGAATAAGAACAAGTACGACGTAAAGCTTCCATTGGACAGTACAGGAGCAAGCCTTAAACAGAAGATTCATACACTCACAG GTCTTCCACCAGCTATGCAGAAAGTTATGTTTAAAGGGCTGCTTCCCGAGGACAAAACACTACGGGAAATCAAAGTTACCAATGGAGCAAAAGTCATGGTTGTAGGTTCCACCATCAATGACGTACTGGCTGTTACCACCCCCAAAGAGACCATCCAGCAAGAGGTGAAGGAGGAGGAAAACAAGAAGGAGCCGTTGTGTCGGCAGAAG caACACAGAAAGGTACTGGACAAGGGCAAACCGGAAGATATCATGCCATCCCTAAAAGGCGTGCAG GAGAGACTTCCAACTACTCCTATATctggtatgtacaataaatcaggaGGGAAAGTCAGACTGACATTTAAACTGGAGCAAGACCAGCTATGGATCGGTACAAAAG AAAGAACAGAAAAAATCCCCATGGGTTCTATTAAAAATGTAATCTCCGAGCCAATTGAAGAACATGATGACTATCGTATGATG GCATTTCAGCTGGGTCCTACTGAAGCATCTTACTACTGGGTATACTGGGTGCCAGCACAGTACGTGGATGCCATCAAGGACACGGTGTTGGGGAAATGGCAGTATTTTTGA